In Gulosibacter molinativorax, a single window of DNA contains:
- a CDS encoding OsmC family protein, whose protein sequence is MTTLTATTDIPEITAEERAARLTEAGAAWSDRIDMNRSSSKLTYKVTGVGEGSVATRVTSGRHEFVIDEPEALAGDDVAASPVEYALGALIGCQTVVYRLYAQNLGIQVDDIKVTAEGDLDAARLLGKDASVRPGFSDIRLNVELTGPESQERYEELRKAVDEGCPVFDLFANPTPVSVTVTKA, encoded by the coding sequence ATGACTACATTGACTGCAACCACCGACATCCCCGAGATCACCGCCGAAGAACGCGCCGCTCGCCTGACCGAGGCCGGGGCCGCCTGGAGCGACCGCATCGACATGAATCGATCCTCTTCGAAGCTCACGTACAAAGTCACGGGCGTGGGTGAGGGATCGGTCGCAACCCGCGTTACGTCGGGACGTCATGAGTTCGTGATCGACGAGCCGGAGGCGCTCGCGGGCGACGACGTCGCGGCAAGCCCCGTCGAGTATGCGCTCGGCGCGCTCATCGGTTGCCAAACCGTCGTGTACCGCCTCTACGCCCAGAACCTCGGCATTCAGGTCGACGACATCAAGGTCACCGCGGAAGGCGATCTGGATGCGGCGCGACTGCTCGGCAAGGACGCTTCTGTCCGCCCAGGTTTCAGTGACATCCGGCTCAACGTCGAGCTGACCGGTCCAGAATCGCAGGAACGCTACGAGGAACTCCGCAAGGCCGTTGATGAGGGCTGTCCCGTATTTGACCTGTTCGCGAACCCGACCCCGGTCTCGGTGACCGTCACGAAGGCGTAG
- a CDS encoding DUF2127 domain-containing protein — MPARTSRSSAHIKLKWAAWLQLVQGVLMEGLPFLGLFVLLALDVDAGMLSRGFSFIVPFFDDHLYLMMAISGVFAALRVVGAVGVLRNRMWGYSLSVINCSVTIALMIFMLPAGILDGLLSGTALVLLLMARHASAPILEQR; from the coding sequence TTGCCCGCACGTACCAGCCGTTCGAGTGCTCATATCAAACTCAAGTGGGCGGCCTGGCTGCAGCTCGTGCAGGGTGTGCTGATGGAGGGCCTGCCGTTCCTCGGGCTCTTCGTGCTGCTCGCGCTCGACGTCGATGCGGGGATGCTCTCCCGCGGCTTCTCGTTCATCGTCCCGTTCTTCGACGATCACCTTTATCTCATGATGGCGATCAGCGGGGTCTTCGCGGCGCTGCGTGTAGTCGGCGCGGTCGGCGTGCTGCGAAATAGGATGTGGGGCTACTCGCTGTCGGTCATCAACTGTTCCGTGACCATCGCCCTGATGATCTTCATGCTCCCGGCGGGCATCCTGGACGGCCTGCTCTCGGGCACGGCCCTTGTGCTCCTCCTCATGGCTCGGCACGCCAGCGCGCCGATTCTCGAACAACGGTAA
- a CDS encoding CPBP family intramembrane glutamic endopeptidase produces the protein MSSATGDDAALNRDAQAGVGAEGLAWGILAVRIGSIAVVTVVAWLVLAGLFDTTGFPPSTIWATLGLLPVNLLCLWLLRRLYRREGMTLRDALGIRRGKVGRDILWGLLWLVVMNVPFAVAVAGTVFLLYGADAPAAFETIFVNPEAESAISLAWLLVIAIVSVIPFMLINAPTEELVYRGYAMSGIARRRGGAVAVIATSLVFGVQHMAFAATVPGMLVFLVAFTLWGAAAALIVRWQGRLFPVVVAHWIINFMLSSPGIVFPILQLAGVIEAE, from the coding sequence ATGTCGAGCGCGACTGGCGACGATGCCGCATTGAATCGTGATGCCCAGGCAGGTGTAGGTGCCGAGGGGCTCGCGTGGGGGATTCTCGCGGTTCGAATTGGTTCGATCGCGGTCGTCACGGTCGTGGCGTGGCTCGTGCTGGCGGGGCTCTTCGACACCACGGGCTTCCCACCGAGCACGATCTGGGCGACGCTCGGGTTGCTGCCGGTGAACCTGCTCTGCCTGTGGCTGCTGCGTCGCCTCTATCGCCGCGAGGGGATGACGCTGCGGGATGCGCTGGGCATCCGGCGCGGCAAGGTCGGTCGCGACATTCTCTGGGGCCTTTTGTGGCTCGTCGTGATGAACGTTCCGTTCGCGGTTGCGGTCGCTGGCACGGTGTTCCTGTTGTACGGGGCGGATGCCCCCGCAGCGTTCGAGACGATCTTCGTGAACCCCGAGGCCGAGTCGGCAATTAGCCTAGCCTGGCTGTTGGTGATCGCAATCGTGTCGGTCATCCCGTTCATGCTCATCAATGCGCCGACCGAGGAACTCGTCTACCGCGGCTACGCAATGAGCGGAATCGCGCGTCGGCGAGGTGGAGCCGTGGCGGTGATTGCGACCTCGCTCGTATTTGGCGTGCAGCACATGGCGTTCGCCGCAACGGTCCCGGGCATGCTCGTATTTCTGGTGGCCTTCACGCTCTGGGGAGCCGCCGCGGCGTTGATCGTGCGTTGGCAGGGGCGCCTGTTCCCGGTCGTGGTCGCGCACTGGATCATCAATTTCATGCTCTCGTCGCCGGGCATCGTGTTCCCGATTCTGCAGCTCGCCGGGGTTATTGAAGCGGAGTAG
- the rfbB gene encoding dTDP-glucose 4,6-dehydratase encodes MSTLLVTGGAGFIGANFVRQTVAQHPEYDRVTVLDKLTYAGNRANLAGLPEDRVRLVVGDICDADLVDALVADHDVVVHFAAESHNDNSLNDPSPFVETNILGTYQLLEAVRRHDKRLHHISTDEVFGDLELDDPNRFTETTAYAPSSPYSATKAGSDHLVRAWVRSFGIRATISNCSNNYGPYQHIEKFIPRQITNILSGLAPKLYGTGEQVRDWIHVDDHNAAVHRILDAGSLGETYIIGADNDHVNNKTVISLICELMGLGADAYEHVADRPGHDLRYAMDSTKLRDELGWAPQYTDTETGMRAGLEQTIAWYSANRDWWQPAKADVEATYAKSGQ; translated from the coding sequence GTGTCTACTTTGCTCGTAACCGGTGGTGCCGGTTTTATTGGCGCGAACTTCGTGCGCCAGACTGTCGCGCAGCATCCCGAGTATGACCGGGTCACGGTGCTCGACAAGCTGACCTATGCCGGGAACCGCGCGAATCTCGCGGGCCTCCCCGAGGACCGGGTGCGGCTGGTCGTGGGCGATATTTGCGACGCGGACCTGGTGGACGCGCTGGTCGCGGACCACGACGTCGTCGTGCACTTCGCCGCCGAGTCCCACAACGACAACTCGCTGAATGACCCGTCCCCGTTCGTCGAGACGAACATCCTCGGCACCTACCAGCTCTTGGAAGCCGTTCGCCGGCACGACAAGCGTCTGCACCACATCTCGACCGACGAGGTGTTCGGTGACCTCGAGCTCGACGACCCGAACCGGTTCACCGAAACCACCGCCTACGCGCCCTCCTCGCCATACTCCGCGACGAAGGCCGGGTCCGACCACCTCGTGCGCGCGTGGGTGCGGTCCTTCGGCATCCGGGCGACGATCTCGAACTGTTCGAATAACTACGGCCCGTACCAGCACATCGAGAAGTTCATCCCCCGGCAGATCACGAACATCCTCTCGGGCCTCGCCCCGAAGCTTTACGGCACAGGCGAACAGGTGCGCGACTGGATCCACGTTGACGACCACAACGCCGCGGTCCACCGCATCCTCGACGCGGGCTCACTCGGGGAGACCTACATCATCGGCGCGGATAACGACCACGTGAACAACAAGACCGTGATCTCGCTGATCTGCGAGCTGATGGGTCTCGGGGCGGATGCGTACGAGCACGTCGCCGACCGCCCGGGTCACGACCTGCGTTACGCGATGGACTCGACCAAGCTGCGTGACGAGCTCGGCTGGGCGCCGCAATACACCGACACCGAGACCGGGATGCGCGCCGGGCTCGAGCAGACCATCGCCTGGTACTCCGCGAACCGCGACTGGTGGCAGCCCGCGAAGGCCGACGTTGAGGCAACCTACGCGAAGTCGGGGCAGTAG
- the rfbD gene encoding dTDP-4-dehydrorhamnose reductase, translated as MTEYRKPLATRATPIDGLVIVDLTVHPDNRGWFKENWQREKMVAAGIPDFGPVQNNMSFNAEAGITRGLHAEPWDKFVSVATGAVFGAWCDLRAGSPTYGQVATTTITPDVAVYVPRGVANGFQALEDGTAYSYLVNDHWSPDAEYAFVNLADPALGIDWPLPLTDLSDTHLSDKDRAHPPLAEVVPIAPRRILVTGAAGQLGTALRDAFPEAEFPGVEFVTHAELDITDPQLATARPWRQYTAIVNAAAYTAVDAAETTGRQASWAVNAAGVANLARVAAEFGLTLVHVSSDYVYDGASTDAYREDAPLAPLGVYGQTKAAGDLAAATAPRHYIVRTSWVIGDGANFVNTMASLADRGIAPQVVDDQIGRPTFTRDIAAGIRHLLETRPEYGVYHLTNTGEPASWAEVAREVYTGVGASADAVTGVSTAAYFEDKPGTSPRPLNSVLEVDKLTHTGFTAPSWRDRLTEYLKGLSR; from the coding sequence ATGACTGAGTACCGTAAGCCGCTCGCGACCCGCGCCACCCCAATCGATGGGCTCGTGATCGTTGACCTGACCGTGCATCCGGACAACCGGGGCTGGTTCAAGGAGAACTGGCAGCGCGAGAAAATGGTCGCCGCCGGGATCCCCGATTTCGGGCCCGTGCAAAACAACATGAGCTTCAACGCGGAGGCCGGTATCACCCGCGGCCTGCACGCGGAGCCATGGGACAAGTTCGTGTCGGTCGCCACCGGCGCCGTGTTCGGCGCGTGGTGTGACCTGCGTGCCGGGTCGCCGACGTACGGGCAGGTCGCGACGACCACGATCACCCCGGATGTCGCGGTGTATGTGCCGCGCGGGGTCGCGAACGGATTCCAGGCGCTCGAGGACGGCACGGCGTATTCGTATCTCGTGAACGACCACTGGTCCCCGGATGCGGAATACGCGTTCGTGAACCTCGCCGATCCCGCGCTCGGCATCGACTGGCCGCTGCCACTGACCGACCTGTCGGACACACACCTGTCAGACAAGGATCGCGCCCACCCGCCGCTCGCGGAGGTCGTGCCCATCGCGCCCCGCCGCATCCTCGTTACCGGCGCGGCCGGCCAGCTCGGTACCGCGCTGCGGGATGCGTTCCCCGAGGCCGAGTTCCCGGGCGTCGAGTTCGTCACCCACGCCGAGCTGGACATCACCGACCCGCAGCTTGCGACCGCGCGCCCGTGGCGGCAGTACACCGCGATCGTCAACGCGGCCGCGTACACCGCGGTCGATGCCGCCGAAACCACGGGCCGGCAGGCCTCGTGGGCGGTAAACGCGGCCGGTGTCGCGAACCTCGCGCGCGTCGCGGCGGAGTTCGGCCTCACGCTCGTGCACGTCTCGTCCGACTACGTCTACGACGGCGCGTCCACGGATGCGTACCGCGAGGACGCACCGCTCGCACCGCTCGGGGTGTACGGGCAGACGAAGGCGGCCGGGGATCTTGCTGCCGCGACCGCGCCTCGGCATTACATCGTGCGCACCTCGTGGGTGATCGGCGACGGCGCAAACTTCGTGAATACGATGGCCTCACTCGCCGACCGTGGCATCGCCCCGCAGGTCGTGGACGACCAGATTGGCCGGCCGACCTTCACTCGCGATATTGCCGCGGGCATCCGGCACCTGCTCGAGACCCGCCCTGAGTACGGGGTCTACCACCTCACGAACACCGGCGAGCCCGCATCCTGGGCCGAGGTTGCCCGCGAGGTCTACACCGGGGTCGGCGCGAGCGCGGATGCGGTCACCGGGGTGTCGACCGCGGCCTATTTCGAGGACAAGCCCGGCACCTCTCCGCGCCCGCTGAACTCGGTGCTCGAGGTCGACAAGCTCACCCACACCGGGTTCACCGCGCCGTCGTGGCGCGACCGGTTGACCGAATACTTGAAGGGATTGTCGCGATGA
- the rfbA gene encoding glucose-1-phosphate thymidylyltransferase RfbA — translation MKGIILAGGSGTRLHPITQGISKQLMPIYDKPMVYYPLSTLIQAGIREILTITTPEDSAAFHRLLGDGSAWGIELSYAVQPSPDGLAQAFIIGEDFIGDDDVALVLGDNIFDGPQLGQALNGCAEPQGGIVFAYPVSDPQRYGVVEFDGDNRAISIEEKPAQPKSNFAVVGLYFYDNRVVEIAKSVTPSARGELEITSVNEAYLEQGDLTVQRLGRGDVWLDTGTIDSMSEASSYVEVLQKRTGLIIGSPEVAAFRAGFISADVLESLGQRLAKSGYGQYLMSVSSWER, via the coding sequence ATGAAGGGCATCATCCTTGCCGGCGGCTCCGGCACGCGCCTGCACCCGATCACGCAGGGCATCTCCAAACAGCTGATGCCGATCTATGACAAGCCGATGGTGTACTACCCGCTGTCAACGCTCATCCAGGCCGGGATCCGCGAGATCCTGACCATCACGACCCCGGAAGACTCGGCCGCGTTCCACCGCCTCCTCGGCGACGGCTCCGCGTGGGGGATCGAGTTGAGTTACGCGGTGCAGCCCTCCCCCGACGGGCTCGCGCAGGCGTTCATCATCGGCGAGGACTTCATCGGCGACGACGATGTCGCGCTCGTGCTCGGGGACAACATCTTCGATGGCCCGCAGCTCGGGCAGGCGTTGAACGGCTGCGCGGAACCGCAGGGCGGGATCGTGTTCGCGTATCCGGTGTCGGACCCGCAGCGGTATGGCGTGGTCGAGTTCGATGGCGATAACCGGGCGATCTCGATCGAGGAGAAGCCCGCGCAGCCGAAGTCGAACTTCGCGGTCGTCGGGCTCTACTTCTACGACAATCGCGTGGTCGAGATCGCGAAGTCGGTGACGCCCTCCGCGCGCGGCGAGCTCGAGATCACGAGCGTGAACGAGGCGTATCTCGAGCAGGGTGACCTGACGGTGCAGCGCCTCGGCCGCGGCGATGTGTGGCTCGATACCGGGACGATCGACTCGATGAGTGAGGCGTCTTCGTATGTCGAGGTGCTGCAGAAACGTACCGGGCTCATCATCGGGTCGCCGGAAGTGGCGGCGTTCCGTGCGGGTTTCATTTCGGCGGATGTGCTGGAGTCGCTCGGGCAGCGACTCGCGAAGTCCGGCTACGGCCAGTACCTCATGAGCGTGTCGAGCTGGGAGCGATAG
- a CDS encoding M23 family metallopeptidase has protein sequence MQNSPANRIPSHGTEVFASSNAIDFVPVDDRGVSAPITFRTLFRPEPPERFSGFGRPILSPATGRIVARHDALPDHPAYRGFPSVGYALTQRQRAAEGWPALAGNYVGIDTGHGILFLCHLRRGSVKVEVGARIGVGDVVAACGNSGNSTEPHVHVQAVDNLDIDSARPVEIRFNGSLPRNGEVVDAG, from the coding sequence GTGCAGAATAGCCCGGCCAACCGCATCCCGAGCCACGGCACGGAGGTGTTCGCGAGCTCGAATGCGATTGATTTTGTTCCAGTCGACGACCGAGGAGTATCGGCCCCGATCACTTTCCGTACGCTTTTTCGCCCCGAGCCGCCCGAACGATTCTCGGGGTTCGGGCGGCCGATCCTGAGCCCCGCTACCGGCCGGATCGTCGCAAGGCACGACGCGCTCCCCGACCATCCCGCCTATCGGGGCTTCCCTTCAGTCGGGTATGCCTTGACACAGCGACAACGCGCGGCCGAAGGCTGGCCCGCACTCGCGGGCAACTACGTCGGCATCGATACCGGACACGGCATCCTGTTTCTGTGCCACCTCCGGCGTGGCTCCGTCAAGGTCGAAGTCGGCGCACGTATCGGTGTCGGCGACGTGGTGGCGGCGTGCGGCAACTCTGGAAATAGCACCGAGCCGCACGTGCACGTCCAGGCGGTCGACAACCTCGATATCGATAGTGCCCGGCCAGTCGAGATCCGGTTCAACGGCTCGCTTCCGCGGAACGGCGAAGTCGTCGACGCGGGGTAG
- a CDS encoding MFS transporter, whose protein sequence is MKRNPEAEKKLPEEVRRNVPSNGLKQIFATALQSAGDQTVNASTVLPWLFSVLGVPPALTGLLVPIRESGSMLPQAALTPRVVRVRYRKWIFVVGSLIQAAAAAIMAGTAALASGLTAGIIIVLAMAVFAYGRCLTSIASKDVQGRTIPKGERGQINGLATTAAGLVAITIGVAIRLIGGDNLTAGQIAWLLALGAVLWVFVAWIYAGIREPAGESEAEQSKSAEPESDKPKGNWFTDTVALLREDARFRQFVSVRSLLLVSSLSPPFIVTLSIQHGAGSLAGLGGYIIASGLASLLGGRMFGRFADRSSNRLMSVGAGVASAVVIAVVLATIIPGFSGAGPAGELFFIAAYFAITLMHTGVRVGRKTYVVDMAEGDLRTKYVAVSNSAMGVILLIVGGISSLLALIHVIWALLFLAAMGLVGVVAGARLPDVSSGK, encoded by the coding sequence ATGAAGCGCAATCCCGAGGCCGAGAAGAAGCTCCCCGAAGAAGTTCGCCGAAATGTGCCAAGCAATGGCTTAAAACAGATCTTTGCCACGGCGCTCCAATCGGCTGGCGATCAAACGGTCAATGCATCCACGGTGCTGCCTTGGCTGTTCTCAGTCCTTGGGGTCCCGCCAGCGCTCACCGGGCTCCTCGTCCCAATCCGAGAATCTGGGTCGATGTTGCCGCAGGCCGCGCTCACGCCGCGGGTCGTGCGGGTGCGATATCGCAAGTGGATTTTCGTTGTCGGGTCGCTCATCCAAGCTGCCGCGGCCGCAATCATGGCGGGTACCGCCGCGCTCGCATCCGGCCTCACCGCGGGTATCATCATCGTCCTCGCGATGGCGGTGTTTGCGTACGGGCGCTGTCTTACTTCGATCGCGTCGAAGGATGTCCAGGGGCGGACAATTCCGAAGGGTGAGCGCGGCCAGATCAATGGCCTCGCCACCACCGCGGCGGGCCTGGTCGCGATCACGATCGGTGTCGCGATTCGCCTGATCGGCGGCGACAACCTGACGGCAGGGCAGATCGCCTGGCTGCTCGCACTCGGTGCCGTCCTGTGGGTTTTCGTGGCGTGGATCTACGCTGGCATCCGCGAGCCCGCGGGCGAGAGCGAAGCCGAACAGAGCAAATCTGCGGAGCCCGAGTCCGACAAGCCCAAGGGCAATTGGTTCACCGATACCGTCGCGCTGCTGCGTGAGGATGCGCGATTCCGACAGTTCGTTTCGGTCCGGAGCCTCCTACTTGTTTCGTCACTGAGCCCGCCCTTCATCGTTACCCTGTCCATCCAGCATGGCGCTGGCAGTCTCGCGGGGCTCGGCGGTTACATCATCGCGTCGGGGCTGGCGTCGTTGCTCGGCGGCAGGATGTTCGGCAGGTTTGCCGACCGGTCGAGCAATCGGCTGATGAGTGTGGGCGCGGGTGTTGCCTCCGCGGTGGTTATCGCGGTGGTGCTCGCGACAATCATTCCGGGGTTCAGCGGGGCGGGGCCCGCCGGGGAACTCTTCTTCATCGCTGCCTACTTCGCGATCACCTTGATGCACACGGGTGTTCGCGTCGGCCGCAAGACCTACGTCGTAGACATGGCGGAGGGTGACCTCCGCACGAAGTACGTAGCCGTTTCGAACTCGGCGATGGGCGTCATCCTGCTGATCGTGGGCGGCATCAGCTCGCTGCTCGCGCTCATCCACGTGATCTGGGCGCTGTTGTTCCTCGCGGCGATGGGCCTCGTCGGCGTTGTTGCTGGTGCGCGCCTGCCCGACGTATCGAGCGGGAAGTAG
- a CDS encoding cupin domain-containing protein yields the protein MSEQTDHGPNPYVLNIEDATVANENFRTTQWTGEFLQMTLMSIPVGGDIGLELHTDTDQFLRLEQGRGRVQMGPSEDEVTFEEEVGADWAIFVPRGVWHNVTNIGDEPMKVYSIYAPPHHAPGTVHKTQADQGHDEH from the coding sequence ATGAGCGAACAGACTGACCACGGCCCCAATCCATACGTTCTCAACATCGAGGATGCGACTGTCGCGAACGAAAACTTCCGCACCACTCAGTGGACCGGAGAATTCCTTCAGATGACTCTCATGTCTATTCCGGTTGGTGGTGATATCGGTCTCGAACTGCACACCGACACCGACCAGTTCCTTCGCCTCGAGCAGGGACGCGGTCGCGTCCAGATGGGCCCCTCTGAAGACGAGGTCACCTTCGAAGAGGAAGTCGGCGCTGACTGGGCAATTTTCGTCCCGCGCGGTGTCTGGCACAACGTGACCAACATCGGTGACGAACCCATGAAGGTGTACAGCATCTACGCACCCCCTCACCACGCTCCTGGCACCGTTCACAAGACGCAGGCTGACCAGGGTCACGACGAACACTAG
- a CDS encoding nitroreductase family protein has translation MKFFADPALESMATRRSVSKVGPETPSDAEIAVLLDAVTPVADHKALRPWRLILLRGDDRMKLANALDAADGVTREEGEYNTKPFRAELLIAIVFSPTEHPKVPEWEQRVTAAGAGHLLELALWQKGWGVMWRTGLLANAPEVHAAHGLQERESLLGWLYVGSIDEHFRERLLNSNRPALDADQFLGRMPR, from the coding sequence ATGAAGTTTTTCGCTGATCCTGCGCTCGAATCGATGGCGACCCGACGTTCGGTGTCGAAAGTCGGTCCCGAGACACCGAGCGACGCGGAGATCGCGGTTCTCCTCGATGCCGTCACCCCGGTCGCCGACCACAAGGCGCTCCGACCCTGGCGGCTCATCCTGCTTCGCGGCGACGACCGCATGAAACTCGCCAACGCGCTTGACGCCGCCGACGGCGTGACGCGCGAAGAGGGCGAATACAACACGAAGCCGTTTCGCGCCGAGCTGCTGATCGCAATCGTGTTCAGCCCCACCGAGCACCCCAAGGTTCCCGAATGGGAGCAGCGGGTTACCGCTGCCGGAGCCGGCCATCTTCTCGAGCTGGCGCTGTGGCAGAAGGGATGGGGCGTCATGTGGCGCACCGGCCTGCTAGCAAATGCGCCCGAAGTTCACGCAGCACACGGCCTGCAGGAGCGCGAGTCGCTCCTCGGCTGGCTCTACGTCGGCAGCATCGACGAGCATTTCCGCGAACGGCTCCTGAATTCGAACCGCCCCGCGCTGGATGCAGACCAGTTCCTCGGGCGAATGCCGCGGTAG
- a CDS encoding Abi family protein gives MLRPRPMRPRGSHHFDKPPLSLDDLVDRLVGRGLTVPDRDRARRYLRHIGYYRLSPYSIPFQQGGPDHLLYEGTSFDDVLDLYVFDRALRLLVMDALERVEVAVRAALTDHMATSYDDPHWYVDASHFQHGGKHAGLMKIVRDTCGAALTGPPSPRASA, from the coding sequence ATGCTTCGACCCCGACCAATGCGTCCGCGTGGCTCGCACCACTTCGATAAGCCACCGCTGAGTCTCGACGACCTGGTGGACCGTCTCGTTGGCCGGGGCCTCACTGTCCCCGATCGCGACCGCGCCCGAAGGTACCTGCGGCACATCGGCTACTACCGGCTGTCCCCCTACTCAATTCCGTTCCAGCAGGGCGGGCCCGATCACCTGCTTTACGAAGGAACGTCATTCGATGACGTCCTGGATCTCTACGTCTTCGATCGTGCGCTGAGGCTCCTCGTAATGGACGCTCTCGAGCGGGTCGAGGTCGCCGTGCGCGCGGCCCTGACCGACCACATGGCGACCTCCTACGACGATCCCCACTGGTATGTGGACGCATCGCACTTCCAGCACGGCGGCAAGCACGCCGGTCTCATGAAGATCGTCAGGGACACCTGCGGCGCCGCGCTCACAGGACCGCCATCGCCAAGAGCATCGGCTTGA
- a CDS encoding Abi family protein gives MTAPVLESWMPTYVRVRNICAHHGRLWNVGLGIYPAIPNSPTISWLEGADALPDRSRKRLYPVLVSLQSVLDSVSPRSSWAKRLHALLSTRPPMNLRGMGIPEDWANDGFWNRRIS, from the coding sequence TTGACCGCTCCAGTGCTTGAGTCCTGGATGCCGACGTACGTCCGCGTGCGCAACATCTGTGCCCACCACGGACGGCTCTGGAACGTCGGCCTCGGCATCTACCCGGCGATCCCGAACTCGCCGACCATCTCGTGGCTCGAAGGTGCGGACGCGTTACCAGACCGTTCGAGGAAGCGACTCTACCCGGTGCTGGTTTCGCTGCAGTCAGTCCTCGATTCGGTGTCTCCGCGCAGCAGCTGGGCAAAGCGGCTCCACGCGCTGCTCAGCACTCGACCACCGATGAATTTGCGTGGCATGGGCATTCCCGAGGACTGGGCGAACGACGGATTCTGGAACCGGCGGATCTCCTGA